A region of the Myripristis murdjan chromosome 10, fMyrMur1.1, whole genome shotgun sequence genome:
gagagaagcttcactcctgagtcctGCAGCTCGTTGTTACTCAAGTCCaactctctcagactagaggactgggagctaaGAGCTGaagccagagctgcacagcttctctctgacagcttgcagccactcagcctggatgGACATGAAAACATAAGATAAGAAATCTTCCTCTTCCATTGAATCTGATTTCTATGATTTGTGTTAAGCACTGGTTTTATGGCTGTATATGCAAAGGTGGATGAGAAGAATACAGAGTTTGAACCTTTCTACATTTACTTTGAacactacagaaaaaaatgacatttggttGAAATCCTATGAAGCTACATATTCTCCTGAAAAGGGTGGCTGATCTAAATAGTGACAAGTGGCCGATTCTTTAGATCAGAGATTTTCTTTCTTGCTGCCCTCAAAGGGTCTGTGTAAATGGCTCTCAGTCAGAAGTGCTTACTATAAGCACTGGCTGCCCACAAGGCAGCGTTCTTTCACCtttgctcttttctctttttacaaACAAATTTGCACTAAATTAATGTAATTTGAAATTGATTAAATATGCAGACAATATGGCCTTAGTCggtctgctgcagaaaacagacCCCTCTGGTGAGGCCTCCTATCTTAGCTACACTAAGGCCCTtgaagcttggtgtctatatagcCAGCTAGTGATCAATGTGTCCAAAACAAAGGAGTTGTTTCTTTGCACTAAGCAGGATCTGACAATAAAGTCAGTTTCACTTGATGGTCAACCTGTTGAAACTGTGGAAACTTTTAAATATCTTGGTACAGTTCTTGATTGCCAGCTGAGTTTTACTGAAAGCACAGTTTTTATCTTCAAGAAATGTCCTCAACGACTCAATCTCCTTAGAAGATTGAGCTGTCTTGGTGTTAGCCCAAAACTGTTAGAACTTGTGTACACCACACACATTGAGAGTGTCCTAACATTTCATCTTTCTGCTTGGTTTGGTCACTGAAGTGTTAAGTGCAAGAACAAATTGAATAGGATTTTGTCAATGGCGAGCAAAATTGTGAGAAAACCCCTAAAGCCACTTAGTCATCTTTATAGTGAAAGGACGTGGAGAAAAGCTGGGAGAATTGTGGCAGACagctctcatcctctctctagTCACTTTGAACCCTTGAAGTCTGGGAGGCGCTACAGAATTCCTCTGGTCTTCAAAAAATCCTTTATACCAAATGCCATCAGCATTCTTAATTCAACAAAGTGACCAATCCACAGATACTGACATATTTCTATGTGGTATTTCACTTAGTGTGTTTATGTAATCTTGTATGTTGTTGTCTATATTTTTAGAGCTGACTGTTTTACATGTTGGTGAGCGAAAGACAATTTTCCACCTTGGTGGACAATAAatatttattctattctattctattctatcccaATGTTATACTTTCAGTGTCTTCCTTCAAATGTTGAAAAGTCCTAACCTGAgagtctgcagtctgcagaGTGGATCTTCCAGTcctgcagagagcagcttcactcctgagtcctGCAGCTcgttgttgctcaggtccagctctctcagactagaggactgggagctgagaactgaggccagagctgcacagcttctctctgacagattacagccactcagcctggatgACAAAGACAATAGCtatgaaaatatgtattttcttcacttttgtACAAATATCATTTAACTCATCCAGGTATCtttgaacctacacagatttcctggaggccttgaccactggcagcagcttcagaagagcctcctctgaagcagaatatttcttcaggtcaaacacatccagttcttcttctgatgacagtaggatgaagaccagagctgaccactgagcaggggacagttcaCCTCTGGAGAGACTTCCTGATCTGAGGTACttttggatctcctccactagagagcGGTCGTttagctcattcagacagtggaacagatTGATGCTTCTCTCTACAGAGGGGTTCATTCTGATTTTCTCCTTGATGTACTTGATTGTTTTCCCATTGGCCTTTAAGCTTCCTTTCTGTCTCAACAGGCATTGTAGGAGAgactgattggtctgcagtgaaagacccaggaggaaacgcaggaacaagtccaggtgtccatttggactctgtaaggccttttccacagcactctggtagaggtTTGTTCCTTTAGATTTCTTGAATACTGTAGACCACCATGAGGTTGattgttcttctgacagcagattgacacCAGAGGTGATGAATGACACAAAGACATAAACTGCAGCCAGAAACTcttgaaggctcagatggacaaagcagaaaaccttgtcctggtacagcccacgctcctctttaaagatctgtgtgaacactcctgagtacactgaggctgctctgatatcaatgccacactctgccaggtctgcttcatagaagatcaggttgcctttctccagctgctcaaaagccagttttcccagagacaggaacATCTCCCTGGCCTCTGTAGACCAGAGAGCATCTGTCtgagctctcccatgatacttgacgttctgcactttggactgaactaccaggaagtggatgtacatctcagtcagggtcttgggcaggtctcctacctcactggttttcaacacgtcctccagaactgtagcagtgatccagcagaagactgggatgtggcacatgatgtggaggcttcgtgacgtcttgatgtgggagatgattctgctggcctgctcctcatctctgaatctcttcttGAAgaattcctccttctgtgggttagtgaagcctctcacctctgtcaccatgtcaacgcactcaggagggatctgattggctgctgcgggtcgtgtggttatccagaggcgagcagagggaagcagtttccccttgatgaggtttgtcagcagaacgtccactgaggtggactctgtaacatcagtcaggatctggttgttcttgaagtccagaggaagtcgacactcatccagaccgtcaaaaatcaacacaacctggaactgctcaaacctgctgattcctgcttctctggtctcagtgaagaagtgatgaagaagttccaccaagctgaactCCTTCcctttcagcagattcagctctctgaaagtgaatggaaatgtgaagtggatatgctggttggctttgtgttcagcccagtccagagtgaacttctgtgttaagactgttttcccaatgccagccactccctttgtcatcactgtcctgattggttgatctcttccaggtaaagatttaaagatgtcctcacatgtgattggtgtttctggtgtagctggtttcctggatgctgtttcaatctgtctgacttcatgttcattattgacctctccactctctccctctgtgatgtacagctctgtgtagatctgattcagaagtgctgagtttcctgctttagcaatcccctcaaagacacactcaaacttcttcttcaggtctGATTTCAGCTCAagttggcacgctgcagcagGAGTTTCTGAATGGACAAAAAACAAGTAACTTGAGGAAATGGATGTTATATTAAGTGCAAGAAATGAGAATATTACTTGGTTAATGTGTCACATTTCTGGTGTAATCTTTATCAGCTGTACTTCCACCATTTTGGTTTAGTCTAAAATGCCTCAGGAGAGTTTGAATGGGAAAGCTTTGTCATGCTACACATTGGGGAAGAGGACTAAACATAAACTGTACGAACCACAGTCAAATGAATAGGAGTTCAATGCAACACCACAGTCAACAAACTGAGTTtgtaactacaaaaaaaaaggctggatCCAATGAATTTAGAAGTTGAAAACAGCTCAAGAAAAAGAAGCATGATGTCAACTGCTTTTTTAATCAATCAGCCAATCTCGACAAAGAATGTCAGGGGAGACCAGGCACAGTAATGTTATTGGATCCACATGGAGTTGAATcgagggcaactggacttgtagtagattcttgaagacgtttcacttcttgtccaagaagcttcttcagttatGACAGACTGCTGGGGAGTCCCGGGTATTTCACCTGTGTGGGGACGTTATCCAGGTTGTAGGCTTGTTAGCGCTCCTCCCTGTTGTATCGATGGTCTTCAGTATTGGTGAAGTCACGTGACTCGAGGAGCGAACGACCCCAAATTCTACGACATGTACTCGAAAAGATACGACAACAGCGACAACTCAGAAGCAGCGTGGTGCCAGATTTCAAGATTGTCAGGAAAATCCAGTTGGTGTTTAACATTAAAGTTTCTACTGTTTGCTGGATGGAAATGCCAACTGTTGTTAGCACAAATAGATGTTAAGTAGCCCAgctgaacaaaacaaagtattttAACCTCTGGAACAAAATGTAGCACAtgtcaaaaatacaaatgttcAACGCAACCCTTATTTTTGACGGTTTTGAAAAATAccttttatattttccattatgCACCACATGGTGGAGACACCCATCTATGGGATACAAATTTCCATCTCAGGTCGTCATTACTGGTGTGTGCAAAAATGGGTCATATGAATGTAAAAGACtactccagtgtttttttgttcttctttgttttcataTAGTCATTGTTTTCAGCATTTACCCCCACATTATCACATCTTTACCTTTACTAGATTATTCATGGTGATAAAGGAAAAGATCCTGTTATAGAGCTGTATTTTCAGTAGTTTGTGTACCTTTTGTATACCTTTTCATGTGCCCAGAGTGCCTACATTTCCTAAAGAAATCACTGTCCTAAGGCTGAGTCAGACCACCTGTGCCAAGTCAGGTACAGGGCAGTGTTGCTCCCCATGAAATAGAATAAATTGTTGCTGGTAGAGCAGCTTCCTGTGAGGCTGTGGacagcagttttttgttttgttttgttttttgctcctTGTTAATTTTCCCTGCACTTTtgtgtctctcctctgtttgactgttgtttTTGGCTAATAAATGTCTTTTGTGCATGGACTTCTGCCTCCTGAGCCAATTCTTCAAGTCAACATCATTTTTTGACTCACCCCCAGTGCCGGACAATCCCACATCCATGCAGAATTACTACCAGTAATGTGACTGttaaagcctcttactgctctgcagacgctcagccagctcctcctgcttcatcctcctcaggaagtgctgcgtgatctgcagaaaagcctccctgctgctcctcctctgctcctcctcctcaccgtccaacacctcctcaccctccctctGACTGTCTAAGCATTCTGAGTAATCTGGGTTCAGAAACCTCTGGATGTTTTTAAGCTCATTCTTTGTAAAGATTATGATGTTCTCCTCaagcagctggaaaaaaaaaaatatatatagctTTAGCTTCCATACAACAAATGGActaaaaatcaaacagaatatCACATTTCTCTTGTAGAGACTGAAAGTCCACTGAAGTGAATCATGAAAACCGCTGCATTCagacttgttatttttttcagttagagtttcagtttcagttttgcacatttacacaccttaaatatggaggccaagtctgtttgctgctgctgggcagaATGACTGCCTGGAACCTCTGAACTCTGCTGGTGGGCTCTGGAAAAacataatgtacacacacacacacacacacacacacacacactggttacAAACACAATATCAACTCCCTGTTGTATCTCAATTCTATATCTCATGATTGTGGATCTGATAAAAGCACACCAATCTTTTTTACTATTAGTTTTAAATcattacctttgatcactagcATGGTGTCCAACTTTGAATTCATTCAATCGATCCATAGATGcatcactcttcatggacacacagctgggtgcAGCagcgtctcctctctcctgctggacCCTGATGGAAACATATTATCTGTGTCTttaagaaaaagacaaattttcTGTCTTAGGATACCAACACACTAATTTAATGGGCTCTATGTTACCGACCTGTGCACATAGTCTGCAGAGCATGGTGCAGGTGCATTTATagtgtgtccaagtccacttttggtATTTTGACTGTTTAAAAAAGGCACCTGGTTCAAAAGGGTTatactgagtctcttcattagtcatggctgtgttttgggtaTAACATGTGGTAAAACAGTCAGAGCGCCCCCTATGTAGGCCACCATTACTAttctgataatgagcttcaaataACAGagcaaactgcagcactgatttcagagctgctttttgttgctcagtcactttcaactgcctcagctcattttaagagcaacacacccatggagctcagatggagacAAGAGACTTTGTTGTTTCCACAACATGGACGCTGGATGGGGAAATGACACCTGAGTCACTTGAAACTAGAAAACACAGAAGGATGTTTATCTTCAAAATGTACGAGATGATCCATAGACCAGACACTGTTCATGGGTGCAGAGGAGTCtggtctctgctgctggatcctgacAGAAACATATTATGAACACTGTGTAAAAAAAGACTTTAGTTTCTCAGTCAGGGCACTAAGACAGTGAAGACTTACTTATCTTCA
Encoded here:
- the LOC115366047 gene encoding LOW QUALITY PROTEIN: NACHT, LRR and PYD domains-containing protein 12-like (The sequence of the model RefSeq protein was modified relative to this genomic sequence to represent the inferred CDS: substituted 1 base at 1 genomic stop codon); protein product: MKSDASMDRLNEFKVGHHASDQRAHQQSSEVPGSHSAQQQQTDLASIFKLLEENIIIFTKNELKNIQRFLNPDYSECLDSQREGEEVLDGEEEEQRRSSREAFLQITQHFLRRMKQEELAERLQSKTPAAACQLELKSDLKKKFECVFEGIAKAGNSALLNQIYTELYITEGESGEVNNEHEVRQIETASRKPATPETPITCEDIFKSLPGRDQPIRTVMTKGVAGIGKTVLTQKFTLDWAEHKANQHIHFTFPFTFRELNLLKGKEFSLVELLHHFFTETREAGISRFEQFQVVLIFDGLDECRLPLDFKNNQILTDVTESTSVDVLLTNLIKGKLLPSARLWITTRPAAANQIPPECVDMVTEVRGFTNPQKEEFFKKRFRDEEQASRIISHIKTSRSLHIMCHIPVFCWITATVLEDVLKTSEVGDLPKTLTEMYIHFLVVQSKVQNVKYHGRAQTDALWSTEAREMFLSLGKLAFEQLEKGNLIFYEADLAECGIDIRAASVYSGVFTQIFKEERGLYQDKVFCFVHLSLQEFLAAVYVFVSFITSGVNLLSEEQSTSWWSTVFKKSKGTNLYQSAVEKALQSPNGHLDLFLRFLLGLSLQTNQSLLQCLLRQKGSLKANGKTIKYIKEKIRMNPSVERSINLFHCLNELNDRSLVEEIQKYLRSGSLSRGELSPAQWSALVFILLSSEEELDVFDLKKYSASEEALLKLLPVVKASRKSVLSGCNLSERSCAALASVLSSQSSSLRELDLSNNELQDSGVKLLSAGLEDPLCRLQTLRLSGCKLSERSCAALASALSSQSSSLRELDLSNNELQDSGVKLLSAGLESPHCSLETLRLSGCKLSERSCAVLASVLSSQSSSLRELDLSNNKLQDSAVNLLSAGLESPHCRLKMLRXDHILKSKQAHKDCFKELSSLLSSQSSSLRELDLSNNELQDSGVKLLSAGLKSPHCRLEALRLSGCQLPPRSCAVLASVLRSQSSSLRELDLSNNELQDSGVKLLSAGLESPHCRLERLRLNQNRLTNDSCQELSSLLSSQSSSLRELDLSNNELQDSGVKRLSAGLQSPHCRLKALRLGVCQLSERSCAALASALSSQSSSLRELDLSNNELQDSGVKLLSAGLESPHCRLEALRLSGCLLTQEGCAALASALSSNPSHLRELDLSYNHPGASGEKLLSAGLKDPTWTLKTLRVDHGGEQRLKPGVRKYSCEVSLDRHTAHRKLLLSEDNRKVTVVTGEQPYPDHPNRFDHWTQLLCCNGLTGRCYWEVEWKGQVSIAVTCGGIRRERVGDDSRLGDNDKSWRLDCTDHSYCVCHNKTPAAIHAPSSSRVGVYLDWPAGSLSFYRISSDTLIHLHTFTSTFTQPLYPAFGLDFGSSVSLCPMEHTLKHRI